One region of Niallia sp. Man26 genomic DNA includes:
- the recN gene encoding DNA repair protein RecN: MLNELSIKNFAIIESLSVSFQKGLTVLTGETGAGKSIIIDAINLLVGGRGSAEFVRHGEEKAEIEGLFYIENGHPCFQKMEEFGIDIEEGTIILRRDISVSGKSVCRINGKLITISTLREIGSSLIDIHGQHEHQELMDETKHLMLLDTYAHTELAPVLKEYEALYRSYTQTQKKLMNLTENEQQMAHRLDLLTFQHQEIINANLQKNEDEELLEERKKLGNFERIFESIQTSYTALKGEQKGLDWLGEVMGHMEEAASLDPEYKEIADSVSNSFYILEDVASRLRNSLDYLEYDPERLNSIESRLNEINSLKRKYGKSVDEILEYAAKIEEELETLQNKETHIDMLEKELLSIKKDLLVEANELSSLRKKAALRLTEDIHQELKQLYMEKTVFEVRINADDDNVTKSGMDDVEFYISTNPGEPLKPLSKIVSGGELSRMMLALKSIFSKHQGVTSIIFDEVDTGVSGRVAQAIAEKISKVAAGSQVLCISHMPQVAAMADTHLYIAKAIHDGRTSTTVTPLAKQDKVKEIARMISGTEITDLTKKHAKELLKLAQKVKNNG, from the coding sequence TTGCTTAATGAATTATCAATTAAAAATTTTGCCATAATAGAATCCTTATCCGTCTCCTTTCAAAAAGGATTGACCGTTCTAACAGGGGAAACAGGTGCTGGGAAATCCATTATTATTGATGCGATAAATTTGCTTGTAGGCGGCAGGGGTTCTGCTGAATTTGTTCGCCATGGGGAAGAAAAGGCAGAAATAGAAGGGCTTTTTTATATTGAAAATGGCCATCCTTGCTTTCAGAAAATGGAAGAGTTCGGAATAGATATCGAGGAAGGAACCATTATCTTGAGAAGAGATATCTCCGTTTCAGGCAAAAGTGTTTGCCGAATAAACGGAAAGCTTATAACGATTTCCACATTGAGGGAAATCGGCTCAAGCCTTATTGATATCCATGGCCAGCATGAGCATCAGGAATTGATGGATGAAACGAAACATCTCATGCTTCTGGATACGTATGCTCATACAGAACTCGCCCCTGTGCTAAAGGAATATGAAGCATTATACCGTTCGTATACTCAAACACAAAAAAAGCTTATGAACTTGACTGAAAATGAACAGCAGATGGCTCATCGTTTGGATTTATTAACCTTTCAGCATCAGGAAATTATTAATGCCAATCTGCAAAAGAATGAAGATGAAGAATTGCTGGAGGAAAGAAAAAAGCTCGGCAATTTTGAGAGAATCTTCGAAAGCATTCAAACAAGCTATACTGCCTTAAAGGGAGAACAAAAGGGATTAGACTGGCTTGGTGAAGTGATGGGGCATATGGAAGAAGCAGCAAGCCTTGATCCAGAGTATAAAGAGATTGCAGATTCTGTATCTAACAGTTTTTACATACTGGAGGATGTTGCAAGCAGGCTTCGAAACAGTCTTGATTATCTTGAATATGACCCTGAACGGCTCAATAGTATAGAATCCAGATTGAATGAGATAAATTCACTAAAACGTAAATATGGAAAATCCGTTGACGAAATATTGGAATATGCCGCTAAAATTGAAGAGGAGCTCGAAACACTCCAAAATAAAGAAACACATATTGATATGCTTGAAAAAGAATTATTAAGCATCAAAAAGGATTTGTTAGTAGAAGCAAATGAGCTTAGTTCTCTTCGCAAAAAAGCTGCACTCCGATTGACAGAAGACATTCATCAAGAACTGAAACAGCTGTATATGGAAAAGACAGTGTTTGAAGTCAGAATTAATGCGGATGATGATAATGTAACTAAATCTGGTATGGATGATGTGGAGTTTTATATTTCAACAAATCCGGGCGAGCCGCTTAAGCCATTGTCTAAAATTGTTTCAGGCGGTGAATTGTCGAGAATGATGCTTGCATTAAAGAGTATTTTTTCTAAGCATCAAGGCGTGACGTCGATTATCTTTGACGAAGTGGATACAGGTGTCAGCGGTAGAGTTGCACAAGCGATTGCTGAAAAGATATCCAAAGTTGCAGCAGGTTCACAGGTGCTTTGCATATCCCATATGCCGCAAGTGGCAGCCATGGCAGATACCCATCTTTATATTGCTAAAGCCATTCATGATGGAAGAACTTCGACGACTGTCACTCCATTGGCAAAACAAGATAAAGTAAAAGAAATTGCCCGAATGATATCCGGAACAGAAATTACCGATTTGACAAAAAAACATGCAAAAGAGCTGTTAAAATTAGCCCAAAAGGTCAAGAATAATGGATAG
- a CDS encoding polyprenyl synthetase family protein, which produces MSGLSLAAFTEKYKKLVEQQLKDSVSQLAAPEVILDSMHYSLSAGGKRIRPLLTFATMAAFGKDPESGLIPAAAIEMIHTYSLIHDDLPSMDDDDLRRGIPTNHKVYGEAIAILAGDALLTYSFQLVTSMKDTDADKKIKVLEIIAKAAGAEGMVGGQVGDIEGEGKQLSKQDLEYIHVHKTGKMLEASVLVGAHLADAKSEQIELLTAFAYHLGLAFQIRDDILDVEGDEELIGKPLGSDEDNHKSTYPALLTMDGAKKELAYHIAAAKEKLAGLSLETKLLEEMTDLVGNRNS; this is translated from the coding sequence TTGTCCGGACTTTCTTTAGCAGCTTTTACAGAAAAATATAAAAAACTAGTTGAACAGCAATTAAAAGACAGCGTTTCACAACTGGCAGCCCCGGAAGTTATTCTAGATTCCATGCACTATTCTCTTTCTGCCGGCGGCAAGCGCATCCGCCCGTTGCTCACTTTCGCCACAATGGCGGCTTTTGGGAAAGATCCCGAATCTGGACTTATACCCGCTGCGGCAATTGAAATGATACATACATATTCATTGATTCATGATGATCTGCCAAGCATGGATGATGATGATTTGCGAAGAGGTATTCCTACTAACCATAAAGTCTATGGTGAAGCTATTGCCATTCTTGCAGGAGACGCCTTACTTACATACAGCTTTCAGCTTGTAACAAGCATGAAAGACACTGACGCAGATAAAAAAATTAAAGTGCTGGAAATTATTGCGAAGGCTGCAGGTGCTGAAGGTATGGTCGGCGGTCAAGTCGGCGATATTGAAGGGGAAGGAAAACAGCTTTCTAAACAAGATCTTGAATATATCCATGTCCATAAAACAGGCAAAATGCTCGAGGCAAGTGTCTTAGTCGGCGCTCATCTTGCAGACGCAAAAAGCGAGCAGATTGAGCTTTTAACAGCTTTTGCTTATCACTTAGGTCTAGCCTTCCAAATCAGAGATGATATTTTAGATGTAGAGGGCGATGAAGAACTGATCGGCAAGCCTCTTGGAAGTGATGAAGATAATCATAAGAGTACATATCCCGCTCTCCTGACAATGGACGGGGCAAAAAAAGAGCTCGCTTATCATATTGCTGCTGCTAAGGAAAAGCTCGCCGGTTTATCGCTGGAAACTAAACTGTTGGAGGAAATGACAGATTTAGTCGGTAATCGTAACAGCTAA
- the spoIVB gene encoding SpoIVB peptidase, with the protein MKMDFLRKIIGGILLVSLISLSFNKPFQQYLHIPKSVTIFEGQNTVINSSSIPASSMMTEDNSVVALSQDEGKYSLHGEENGKNEMVLELAGFPIKKVDVNVLKDFKVIPGGQSIGVKLNTVGVLIVGHHQVNTENGKASPGEKAGIKVGDMITEINGKQIEKMADVAPFVQSAGETGDPLNLTIMREKEKIKTKLVPLKEKGSSTYKLGLYIRDSAAGIGTMTFYHPQSKKYGALGHVISDMDTKKPIVVDDGEILRSTVTSIEKGENGNPGEKLARFSSDKEVIGNITTNSPFGIFGELNRGISNGVMDKAMPITLSDQVKEGPAQILTVVDNDEVKLFDIEVVSSVPQKFPATKGMVIKVTDKELLKKTGGIVQGMSGSPIIQDGKLIGAVTHVFVNDPTSGYGVHIEWMLNEAGIDIYEENKQKAS; encoded by the coding sequence TTGAAAATGGATTTCCTTAGAAAAATAATTGGTGGAATTCTCCTTGTTTCATTAATATCTTTAAGTTTCAATAAACCCTTTCAACAATATCTTCATATCCCAAAAAGCGTCACTATCTTTGAAGGCCAAAATACAGTGATAAACAGTTCATCGATACCTGCATCAAGCATGATGACAGAGGACAATTCAGTCGTTGCCTTAAGTCAAGATGAAGGGAAGTATTCGCTGCATGGTGAAGAGAATGGTAAAAACGAAATGGTTTTAGAGCTGGCAGGCTTTCCGATAAAAAAAGTTGATGTGAATGTTTTAAAAGACTTTAAAGTTATCCCAGGCGGACAATCCATCGGGGTAAAATTAAATACAGTTGGCGTATTAATCGTCGGCCATCATCAGGTGAACACGGAAAATGGCAAAGCTTCCCCTGGTGAAAAGGCTGGCATAAAAGTTGGAGATATGATTACAGAAATCAATGGCAAACAAATCGAAAAAATGGCGGACGTAGCACCATTTGTCCAAAGTGCAGGCGAAACTGGAGATCCGCTTAACTTAACAATAATGAGAGAAAAAGAAAAAATCAAAACAAAATTGGTTCCTTTAAAAGAAAAAGGATCAAGCACATATAAATTGGGGTTATATATTAGAGATTCAGCAGCTGGAATTGGAACGATGACGTTCTATCATCCGCAATCAAAAAAATATGGAGCTTTAGGCCATGTCATTTCTGATATGGATACGAAAAAGCCAATAGTTGTCGATGACGGAGAAATTTTGCGATCGACTGTTACAAGCATAGAAAAAGGGGAAAATGGCAATCCAGGTGAAAAGCTGGCGAGATTTTCTTCCGATAAAGAAGTAATTGGTAATATTACAACAAACAGCCCATTCGGAATTTTTGGTGAACTAAATAGAGGTATCTCCAATGGAGTGATGGATAAAGCAATGCCGATTACCTTATCCGACCAAGTGAAAGAAGGACCGGCTCAAATTCTTACTGTTGTTGATAATGACGAAGTGAAATTGTTTGATATAGAAGTGGTCAGCTCTGTGCCGCAGAAATTCCCAGCAACAAAAGGGATGGTTATCAAGGTAACAGACAAGGAGCTTCTGAAGAAAACAGGAGGAATTGTGCAAGGAATGAGCGGCAGCCCTATCATTCAGGACGGTAAGCTTATCGGAGCAGTTACCCATGTTTTTGTTAATGACCCGACTAGTGGATATGGTGTTCATATTGAATGGATGCTGAATGAAGCTGGAATTGACATTTATGAGGAAAACAAGCAGAAGGCTTCCTAA
- the xseA gene encoding exodeoxyribonuclease VII large subunit translates to MMENRYLTIQALTKYIKRKFDADPHLQHVHVKGEISNFKQHSSGHMYFTLKDDKARILAVMFSRNAQGMKFKPENGMKVLVKASVTVYEQSGQYQMYVQEMRPDGVGDLYLAYEQLKKKLEASGLFSPTYKQAIPKYPDTIGIITSPTGAAIRDILITIKRRYPIAKIIIFPALVQGEAAASSIVKAIEKANNLTGPSIDVLIVGRGGGSIEELWAFNEEAVANAIFASKVPIISAVGHETDFTIADFVADLRAPTPTGAAEMAAPHMEELMERVLTRKARLIRGMKERVDKEKHRLGKMEKSYAFRYPKLLLDQKMEQLDRQNELLQRNIKKLLASNEEKQEVLARRLLRRHPQELLSLAEKDRISLEKNLVRNMSLIYQNKAQMFHSIIGKMDALSPLKIMERGYNLAYSTEGKLISSIKQVTENEKIELRLSDGTVKAQVTSIKE, encoded by the coding sequence ATAATGGAAAATAGATATTTAACAATACAAGCATTAACAAAATACATAAAAAGAAAATTTGATGCAGATCCCCATTTGCAACATGTCCATGTCAAAGGAGAAATATCCAATTTCAAACAGCATAGCAGCGGGCATATGTACTTTACATTAAAGGATGATAAAGCAAGAATTCTTGCCGTTATGTTTTCAAGAAACGCACAAGGCATGAAATTCAAGCCTGAAAACGGCATGAAGGTACTTGTAAAGGCATCTGTTACCGTATATGAGCAAAGCGGTCAATACCAAATGTATGTGCAAGAAATGAGGCCAGACGGTGTCGGCGACTTGTATTTGGCATATGAACAGCTAAAGAAAAAATTGGAGGCAAGTGGACTGTTTTCTCCTACATATAAACAAGCAATCCCAAAATATCCTGATACAATCGGGATTATCACTTCTCCTACAGGTGCAGCCATCAGAGATATACTCATCACCATCAAAAGGCGTTATCCAATCGCTAAAATCATCATTTTTCCTGCACTAGTTCAAGGAGAGGCAGCAGCATCTTCTATTGTAAAAGCAATTGAAAAAGCTAACAATCTAACGGGCCCATCCATTGATGTATTGATTGTCGGAAGAGGCGGCGGTTCGATTGAGGAGCTTTGGGCATTTAATGAAGAAGCTGTTGCTAATGCTATATTTGCATCGAAAGTTCCGATTATATCTGCTGTAGGGCATGAAACAGACTTCACGATCGCTGACTTTGTTGCAGATTTGAGAGCTCCAACGCCAACTGGAGCAGCCGAAATGGCAGCACCGCATATGGAAGAGCTTATGGAAAGAGTGCTGACCCGTAAGGCAAGGCTCATTCGCGGAATGAAAGAAAGGGTCGACAAGGAAAAGCACAGACTCGGAAAGATGGAAAAATCATATGCCTTTCGTTATCCAAAGCTACTCCTTGACCAAAAGATGGAACAATTGGATAGGCAAAATGAATTATTGCAGCGCAATATTAAAAAGCTGCTTGCATCAAATGAAGAGAAGCAGGAAGTTCTGGCACGCCGCCTTCTCAGACGTCATCCACAAGAGCTGCTGAGTCTTGCAGAAAAGGACCGAATCAGCCTAGAAAAAAACCTTGTTCGAAATATGAGTTTAATATACCAGAACAAAGCACAGATGTTTCATTCCATCATTGGCAAAATGGATGCATTGAGTCCATTGAAAATCATGGAAAGAGGCTATAATCTTGCTTATTCAACTGAAGGGAAATTAATTTCCAGCATAAAACAAGTAACCGAAAATGAAAAAATAGAACTGCGGCTTTCGGATGGAACAGTAAAAGCTCAAGTGACATCTATTAAGGAGTGA
- a CDS encoding TlyA family RNA methyltransferase yields MKKERIDVLLVEQGLFETREKAKRAIMAGIVYCDEERLDKPGEKIPAESKLTVKGKTLKYVSRGGLKLEKALEVFDLTAQDKVLLDIGASTGGFTDCALQNGAKMSYALDVGYNQLAWKLRQDERVVVMERTNFRYVTPADLEGEMPNFASIDVSFISLKLILPVLKTLLVSGSDIIALVKPQFEAGREQVGKKGIVRDKKVHMDVLETIIEFSKKEGYQIKNLSFSPITGGDGNIEFLLHLYWSENQDGTDAQIHIKEVVDSAHEELKKAKQ; encoded by the coding sequence ATGAAGAAAGAACGCATTGATGTTTTATTAGTCGAGCAAGGATTATTTGAAACGAGAGAAAAAGCAAAGAGAGCCATCATGGCAGGAATTGTGTATTGTGATGAGGAGAGACTGGATAAGCCGGGCGAAAAAATCCCGGCAGAATCCAAGCTTACTGTCAAAGGAAAAACACTGAAATATGTGAGCCGCGGCGGCTTGAAGCTGGAAAAAGCACTGGAAGTCTTTGATTTAACAGCTCAAGACAAAGTTTTGCTCGATATAGGCGCGTCAACAGGTGGTTTTACAGATTGCGCCTTACAAAATGGTGCGAAAATGTCCTATGCACTTGATGTGGGCTATAACCAGCTTGCCTGGAAGCTTAGACAAGATGAAAGAGTAGTTGTAATGGAGCGCACTAACTTCCGTTATGTTACTCCTGCAGATTTAGAAGGAGAAATGCCGAATTTTGCATCCATCGATGTTTCTTTCATTTCTTTAAAGCTGATTCTTCCTGTGTTGAAAACCTTGCTGGTTTCTGGCAGTGATATTATTGCATTAGTTAAGCCGCAGTTTGAGGCAGGCAGAGAGCAAGTCGGCAAAAAGGGAATTGTCCGCGATAAAAAGGTTCATATGGATGTACTCGAAACGATTATTGAGTTTTCGAAGAAGGAAGGCTATCAAATCAAAAACCTGTCCTTTTCACCGATAACAGGCGGAGATGGGAACATTGAATTCCTTCTCCATTTATATTGGTCTGAAAATCAAGACGGAACAGATGCACAAATCCACATAAAAGAAGTCGTAGATTCTGCACATGAGGAACTGAAAAAAGCAAAGCAGTAA
- the dxs gene encoding 1-deoxy-D-xylulose-5-phosphate synthase — MDLSSIKNPAFLKDLSIEELEKLSEEVRHFLINKLSDKGGHLGPNLGVVELTIALHKCFDSPKDKFIWDVGHQAYVHKILTGRAKDFDTLRQYKGLSGFPKMNESEHDVWETGHSSTSLSAAMGMAVARDLKKEDSYVVPIIGDGALTGGMALEALNHIGDEKTNMIVILNDNEMSIAPNVGALHHVLGRLRTAGKYQWAKDELEMLMKKIPAVGGKLAATAERIKDSLKYLLVSGVFFEELGFTYLGPVDGHNYEDLMEHLNYAKKTEGPVLLHVLTKKGKGFSPAEKDKVGTWHGTGPYKIETGALVKPANTAPAWSKLVSDTVLKLARQDERIVAITPAMPVGSKLEAFAQEFPDRMLDVGIAEQHAVTLAAGLATQNMKPFLAIYSTFLQRAYDQMLHDVCRQNLNVFIGIDRSGLVGADGETHQGVYDISFLRHMPNLVIMMPKDENEGQHMVHTALSYNDGPIAMRFPRGNGLGVPMDETLQSIPIGTWEVLREGTDAAILTFGTTIGMAMKAAEILEKQGTSVKVINARFIKPLDEQMLNELFKLQMPILTIEEAVLQGGFGSYVLEYAQGAGFGSTVIDRMGIPDQFIEHGDVDSLLAEIHLTTEEAVKRINSIARKKQKRA, encoded by the coding sequence ATGGATTTATCGTCAATAAAGAATCCAGCCTTTCTCAAAGACCTATCGATCGAAGAACTTGAGAAGTTGAGTGAAGAGGTTCGTCATTTTTTAATAAATAAACTGTCGGATAAGGGCGGACATCTCGGTCCGAATTTAGGTGTAGTCGAGTTGACAATCGCATTGCATAAATGTTTTGATAGCCCGAAAGACAAGTTTATTTGGGATGTAGGACATCAAGCATATGTGCATAAAATCTTGACAGGCAGAGCGAAGGATTTTGATACGCTCAGACAATATAAAGGGTTATCAGGATTTCCAAAAATGAATGAAAGCGAGCATGATGTTTGGGAAACTGGTCACAGCTCTACCTCTTTATCAGCGGCAATGGGTATGGCAGTTGCTCGTGATTTGAAGAAGGAAGACTCTTATGTTGTGCCAATCATTGGTGATGGTGCTTTAACAGGCGGAATGGCGTTAGAAGCTTTAAACCATATTGGCGATGAGAAAACTAATATGATTGTGATTCTTAACGACAATGAAATGAGCATTGCACCAAATGTTGGAGCATTGCATCATGTGCTTGGAAGACTGCGGACAGCCGGTAAATATCAATGGGCGAAAGATGAACTGGAAATGCTCATGAAAAAAATCCCCGCAGTTGGCGGGAAGCTGGCAGCGACAGCAGAAAGAATTAAAGACAGTCTAAAATATCTGCTTGTTTCTGGTGTGTTCTTTGAAGAGCTTGGCTTCACATACCTAGGTCCGGTCGACGGCCATAACTATGAAGATTTAATGGAACATTTGAATTATGCAAAGAAAACGGAAGGCCCGGTCCTTTTGCATGTATTGACGAAAAAAGGCAAAGGCTTTTCACCTGCTGAGAAGGATAAGGTCGGCACATGGCATGGAACAGGTCCATATAAAATTGAGACAGGTGCTCTAGTGAAGCCTGCCAATACTGCCCCAGCATGGAGCAAACTTGTCAGTGATACGGTGCTTAAGCTTGCTAGACAGGATGAAAGAATTGTCGCCATTACGCCTGCCATGCCTGTTGGGTCTAAACTTGAAGCCTTTGCGCAAGAGTTTCCGGACAGAATGCTAGATGTGGGAATTGCAGAACAGCATGCAGTTACACTTGCAGCAGGGCTTGCAACCCAAAACATGAAGCCGTTTTTGGCGATTTATTCTACTTTTCTGCAAAGAGCATATGACCAGATGCTTCACGATGTATGCAGACAAAATCTGAACGTCTTTATTGGTATTGACCGCTCAGGACTTGTAGGTGCAGACGGAGAGACACATCAAGGTGTGTATGACATTTCCTTCCTTCGCCATATGCCGAATTTAGTAATAATGATGCCGAAAGACGAGAACGAAGGTCAGCATATGGTTCATACAGCGCTTAGCTACAATGATGGACCGATTGCAATGAGATTCCCTCGAGGTAACGGGCTTGGTGTTCCGATGGACGAAACATTACAGTCAATTCCAATTGGAACTTGGGAAGTGCTGAGAGAAGGCACAGATGCAGCTATTTTGACATTCGGTACAACAATCGGAATGGCGATGAAAGCTGCTGAAATTCTTGAAAAGCAAGGAACATCTGTTAAAGTCATTAATGCAAGATTTATCAAGCCATTGGATGAGCAGATGCTAAATGAATTGTTCAAACTCCAAATGCCAATATTAACAATAGAAGAAGCAGTATTGCAAGGCGGTTTTGGCAGCTATGTTCTTGAATATGCACAAGGAGCTGGCTTTGGGTCTACTGTTATTGACAGAATGGGAATTCCTGATCAATTTATAGAGCATGGAGATGTTGATTCCTTGTTGGCAGAAATTCACTTAACAACAGAAGAAGCGGTTAAAAGAATTAACTCGATTGCGAGAAAAAAACAAAAAAGGGCTTAG
- the xseB gene encoding exodeoxyribonuclease VII small subunit, with the protein MSKITGLSFEEAMEELEKIVEKLEEGDVPLEEAINTYKRGMELSKFCHDKLKNVEEQLAEVVLDNGQKEAFSIGEEE; encoded by the coding sequence ATGTCTAAAATAACCGGCTTATCCTTTGAAGAAGCGATGGAAGAGCTAGAAAAGATTGTGGAAAAGCTTGAGGAAGGCGATGTGCCTCTTGAGGAAGCAATCAATACTTACAAAAGAGGGATGGAACTATCGAAGTTTTGTCATGATAAACTAAAAAATGTGGAAGAACAGCTTGCAGAAGTTGTCCTCGATAATGGACAAAAAGAAGCATTTTCCATAGGCGAGGAGGAATAA
- a CDS encoding Asp23/Gls24 family envelope stress response protein yields the protein MSESTILDMNQDFNGLGKVEIAPEVIEVIAGIAASEVEGVAQMRGNFASGVVEKLGKKLHNKGVKVELADEGIKVDVYCVMNFGVSIPQVAQQIQDNIRQTLINMTALVAEEINIHVVGVQFENAKQDTETQQEM from the coding sequence ATGAGCGAATCAACTATTTTAGATATGAACCAGGATTTTAACGGCTTAGGAAAAGTTGAAATTGCCCCTGAAGTCATAGAAGTAATCGCTGGAATTGCCGCATCTGAAGTGGAGGGCGTAGCCCAAATGAGAGGAAACTTTGCCTCTGGTGTTGTAGAAAAGCTTGGGAAAAAGCTGCACAACAAAGGAGTTAAGGTAGAACTTGCAGATGAAGGTATCAAGGTGGATGTTTATTGTGTCATGAATTTTGGCGTTTCCATCCCGCAAGTGGCACAGCAAATACAAGATAATATTCGCCAAACACTGATCAATATGACGGCGTTAGTGGCTGAAGAAATAAATATACATGTGGTTGGCGTTCAGTTTGAGAATGCTAAGCAAGATACAGAAACACAGCAAGAGATGTAA
- the nusB gene encoding transcription antitermination factor NusB, whose product MKRRTAREKALQALFQIDLSDIDKNEAIIHALDGEKPDAYLSALVNGVLDNQLSIDEHIKKHLENWTIERIANVDRNLLRIAVYELVYNTEEVPQNVVIDEAVEIAKAYGDDKSSKFVNGILSKIKNSL is encoded by the coding sequence ATGAAAAGAAGAACGGCAAGAGAAAAGGCGCTTCAAGCATTATTTCAAATTGACCTGAGCGATATAGACAAAAATGAGGCAATCATCCATGCATTAGACGGAGAAAAGCCGGATGCCTATTTGTCTGCACTGGTGAATGGTGTGCTGGACAACCAGTTATCTATTGACGAGCATATTAAGAAGCACTTGGAAAACTGGACGATTGAAAGAATTGCCAATGTCGACAGAAATCTGCTTCGCATAGCTGTTTATGAACTTGTTTACAATACAGAGGAAGTGCCGCAAAATGTAGTAATTGATGAAGCGGTAGAAATTGCAAAAGCATATGGTGATGATAAATCAAGCAAGTTTGTTAATGGCATCCTTTCTAAAATTAAAAACAGTTTGTAA
- the argR gene encoding transcriptional regulator ArgR produces the protein MNKGQRHIKIRDIIANNEIETQDDLVDELKNAGYNVTQATVSRDIKELHLVKVPLQDGRYKYSLPADQRFNPLQKLKRTLMDAFVKIDSAGNLLVLKSLPGNAQAIGALIDNLDWDEILGTICGDDTCLIICRTAEDGQTITDRFLDML, from the coding sequence ATGAATAAAGGCCAAAGGCATATAAAAATAAGAGATATTATTGCCAATAATGAAATAGAAACACAGGATGATCTTGTAGATGAGCTGAAGAATGCTGGTTATAATGTGACACAAGCAACTGTTTCAAGAGATATTAAGGAGCTTCATCTTGTAAAGGTGCCGTTGCAGGACGGCCGCTACAAATACAGCTTGCCGGCAGACCAGCGCTTTAATCCGCTGCAGAAACTAAAAAGAACGCTAATGGATGCATTCGTAAAAATTGATTCTGCAGGAAATTTGCTCGTATTGAAATCACTTCCTGGCAATGCACAAGCAATCGGTGCGCTGATCGATAACCTTGATTGGGATGAGATTTTAGGGACCATTTGTGGAGATGACACATGTCTTATTATTTGCCGTACTGCAGAAGACGGACAAACGATTACAGACCGCTTTCTTGATATGTTGTAA